A single genomic interval of Camelina sativa cultivar DH55 chromosome 11, Cs, whole genome shotgun sequence harbors:
- the LOC104725265 gene encoding heparan-alpha-glucosaminide N-acetyltransferase-like isoform X3 — protein MGILQRIAIAYLVAALCEMWLKGSHNVSSELSMIRKYRFHWMVAFVFTTIYLSLLYGLYVPDWEYQISSEDQGSSTFLNLKVKCGVRGHTGPGCNAVGMIDRMFLGIQHLYRKPVYARTKQCSVNSPNNWPLPPDAPSWCQAPFDPEGLLSSLMATVTCLVGLHYGHIIIHFKDHKQRLNQWILRSFCLLMFGLALDLFGMHLNKPLYTLSYMCVTSGASGFLLSAIYLMVDVYGYKRASLVLEWMGVHALPIFVLIACNLVFLIIHGFYWKKPINNLLHLIGIGK, from the exons ATGGGCATATTACAG CGAATAGCTATAGCATACTTAGTTGCTGCACTGTGCGAGATGTGGTTAAAGGGAAGCCATAATGTCAGCTCAGAGCTATCTATGATCAGGAAATATAGATTTCATTG GATGGTGGCATTTGTTTTTACAACAATATATTTGTCCTTGTTATATGGCTTATACGTGCCGGACTGGGAATATCAGATTTCAAGTGAAGACCAAGGATCATCAACATTCTTG AATCTGAAAGTGAAATGTGGGGTACGAGGACACACTGGACCAGGCTGCAATGCAGTTGGAATGATTGACCGTATGTTTCTAGGAATCCAGCATTTGTACAGGAAACCCGTATATGCACGAACCAAG CAATGCAGTGTAAATTCTCCAAACAATTGGCCATTACCTCCAGACGCTCCTTCTTGGTGTCAAGCGCCTTTTGACCCTGAAGGCCTCTTAAG TTCGTTGATGGCCACCGTTACTTGCTTAGTGGGTCTGCACTACGGTCATATTATCATCCACTTCAAG GACCACAAACAGCGTTTGAATCAATGGATTTTACGTTCTTTTTGTCTTCTGATGTTTGGTCTTGCACTGGACCTCTTTG GAATGCATTTAAATAAACCTCTATACACACTGAGTTACATGTGTGTCACCTCAGGCGCTTCTGGATTTCTGTTATCCGCGATATACCTAATG GTTGACGTTTATGGATACAAACGAGCAAGTCTTGTCTTAGAGTGGATGGGAGTACATGCCTTACCGATCTTTGTTCTTATTGCTTGCAATCTTGTCTTTCTAATCATTCATGGATTCTACTGGAAGAAGCCAATTAACAATCTC CTTCATTTAATTGGAATcggaaaataa
- the LOC104725265 gene encoding heparan-alpha-glucosaminide N-acetyltransferase-like isoform X1 — protein MRTKLTMYETIKGIDDDDHQWREKKDIESALQISRSSFPPDKERLVSLDVFRGLTVALMILVDDAGGILPAINHSPWDGLTLADFVMPFFLFIVGVSLAFAYKNLSCRLAATRKASMRSLKLLLLGLFLQGGFIHGLNNLTYGIDVDKIRFMGILQRIAIAYLVAALCEMWLKGSHNVSSELSMIRKYRFHWMVAFVFTTIYLSLLYGLYVPDWEYQISSEDQGSSTFLNLKVKCGVRGHTGPGCNAVGMIDRMFLGIQHLYRKPVYARTKQCSVNSPNNWPLPPDAPSWCQAPFDPEGLLSSLMATVTCLVGLHYGHIIIHFKDHKQRLNQWILRSFCLLMFGLALDLFGMHLNKPLYTLSYMCVTSGASGFLLSAIYLMVDVYGYKRASLVLEWMGVHALPIFVLIACNLVFLIIHGFYWKKPINNLLHLIGIGK, from the exons ATGCGAACAAAACTGACGATGTATGAAACAATCAAAggcattgatgatgatgaccatcAATGGCGAGAGAAGAAAGACATTGAGTCTGCTCTTCAGATTTCTCGTTCCTCTTTTCCTCCCGACAAGGAACGATTAGTTTCTCTTGATGTCTTCCGTGGCCTTACCGTCGCT TTGATGATACTTGTGGATGATGCTGGAGGGATTTTACCAGCTATTAATCATTCACCTTGGGATGGTCTTACACTTGCGGATTTTGTCATgccttttttcttatttattgttGGTGTCTCTCTTGCCTTTGCTTATAAG AACTTGTCATGCAGGTTAGCTGCAACAAGAAAAGCTTCGATGCGATCATTGAAACTTCTCTTACTTGGTCTTTTTCTCCAAG GAGGATTTATTCATGGTCTCAACAACTTAACTTACGGAATAGATGTAGATAAAATTAGATTCATGGGCATATTACAG CGAATAGCTATAGCATACTTAGTTGCTGCACTGTGCGAGATGTGGTTAAAGGGAAGCCATAATGTCAGCTCAGAGCTATCTATGATCAGGAAATATAGATTTCATTG GATGGTGGCATTTGTTTTTACAACAATATATTTGTCCTTGTTATATGGCTTATACGTGCCGGACTGGGAATATCAGATTTCAAGTGAAGACCAAGGATCATCAACATTCTTG AATCTGAAAGTGAAATGTGGGGTACGAGGACACACTGGACCAGGCTGCAATGCAGTTGGAATGATTGACCGTATGTTTCTAGGAATCCAGCATTTGTACAGGAAACCCGTATATGCACGAACCAAG CAATGCAGTGTAAATTCTCCAAACAATTGGCCATTACCTCCAGACGCTCCTTCTTGGTGTCAAGCGCCTTTTGACCCTGAAGGCCTCTTAAG TTCGTTGATGGCCACCGTTACTTGCTTAGTGGGTCTGCACTACGGTCATATTATCATCCACTTCAAG GACCACAAACAGCGTTTGAATCAATGGATTTTACGTTCTTTTTGTCTTCTGATGTTTGGTCTTGCACTGGACCTCTTTG GAATGCATTTAAATAAACCTCTATACACACTGAGTTACATGTGTGTCACCTCAGGCGCTTCTGGATTTCTGTTATCCGCGATATACCTAATG GTTGACGTTTATGGATACAAACGAGCAAGTCTTGTCTTAGAGTGGATGGGAGTACATGCCTTACCGATCTTTGTTCTTATTGCTTGCAATCTTGTCTTTCTAATCATTCATGGATTCTACTGGAAGAAGCCAATTAACAATCTC CTTCATTTAATTGGAATcggaaaataa
- the LOC104725265 gene encoding heparan-alpha-glucosaminide N-acetyltransferase-like isoform X2: MRTKLTMYETIKGIDDDDHQWREKKDIESALQISRSSFPPDKERLVSLDVFRGLTVALMILVDDAGGILPAINHSPWDGLTLADFVMPFFLFIVGVSLAFAYKNLSCRLAATRKASMRSLKLLLLGLFLQGGFIHGLNNLTYGIDVDKIRFMGILQRIAIAYLVAALCEMWLKGSHNVSSELSMIRKYRFHWMVAFVFTTIYLSLLYGLYVPDWEYQISSEDQGSSTFLNLKVKCGVRGHTGPGCNAVGMIDRMFLGIQHLYRKPVYARTKCKFSKQLAITSRRSFLVSSAF; this comes from the exons ATGCGAACAAAACTGACGATGTATGAAACAATCAAAggcattgatgatgatgaccatcAATGGCGAGAGAAGAAAGACATTGAGTCTGCTCTTCAGATTTCTCGTTCCTCTTTTCCTCCCGACAAGGAACGATTAGTTTCTCTTGATGTCTTCCGTGGCCTTACCGTCGCT TTGATGATACTTGTGGATGATGCTGGAGGGATTTTACCAGCTATTAATCATTCACCTTGGGATGGTCTTACACTTGCGGATTTTGTCATgccttttttcttatttattgttGGTGTCTCTCTTGCCTTTGCTTATAAG AACTTGTCATGCAGGTTAGCTGCAACAAGAAAAGCTTCGATGCGATCATTGAAACTTCTCTTACTTGGTCTTTTTCTCCAAG GAGGATTTATTCATGGTCTCAACAACTTAACTTACGGAATAGATGTAGATAAAATTAGATTCATGGGCATATTACAG CGAATAGCTATAGCATACTTAGTTGCTGCACTGTGCGAGATGTGGTTAAAGGGAAGCCATAATGTCAGCTCAGAGCTATCTATGATCAGGAAATATAGATTTCATTG GATGGTGGCATTTGTTTTTACAACAATATATTTGTCCTTGTTATATGGCTTATACGTGCCGGACTGGGAATATCAGATTTCAAGTGAAGACCAAGGATCATCAACATTCTTG AATCTGAAAGTGAAATGTGGGGTACGAGGACACACTGGACCAGGCTGCAATGCAGTTGGAATGATTGACCGTATGTTTCTAGGAATCCAGCATTTGTACAGGAAACCCGTATATGCACGAACCAAG TGTAAATTCTCCAAACAATTGGCCATTACCTCCAGACGCTCCTTCTTGGTGTCAAGCGCCTTTTGA